A stretch of Melospiza georgiana isolate bMelGeo1 unplaced genomic scaffold, bMelGeo1.pri scaffold_29, whole genome shotgun sequence DNA encodes these proteins:
- the LOC131096363 gene encoding serine/threonine-protein kinase pim-1-like — protein MHSSKRGDRCARVQESGLCIRAQHCKVPVFGQTEGLSPGRAGLERGARGGWAMPPARPRPRAGLSRARPRPSCRGLASARLWLYWRWRCWAGISAWGGGGIAAFCLRLARARPQTRRRVRSRPRSRPRPRPRPRPRPRPRPRLLPDPAEHTRGAAAPAASAAASPARAPPLGSAAAGPEPPVPRSRERTPGHGRPGAGEGRSGVIAGPGPSADSRVPPAGTAQEALLERYRLGSLLGRGGFGRVFSATRISDGAPVAIKRVPRNRVRHWGELPDGTSAPLEIVLLAKVSTGFPGVVQLLEWLELPNCIVMVLERPEQCQDLQHFIGARRFLPEEEARELFRQVLEAVRHCTSCGVLHRDIKPENILVDLDTGQAKLIDFGCGTYLQDAVYTHFAGTLSYSPPEWNDFGWYHGEPATIWSLGILLHQMVCGEHPFRRGQNLSWGQLPLPQRLSQECKDLIRWCLSVNSLDRPALEDLFCHPWMWDIPLP, from the exons ggctgggccatgcccccggcccgcccccggccccgggcggggctgtcccgtgcccggccccggccgtccTGCCGCGGTCTCGCCTCCGCCCGGCTCTGGCTGTACTGGCGATGGCGCTGCTGGGCGGGCATCAGTGCCTGGGGCGGGGGCGGCATCGCCGCCTTTTGCCTCCGCCTGGCCCGAGCCCGGCCCCAGACCCGACGCAGGGTCCGGTCCCGACCCCGGTCCCGACCCcgaccccggccccggccccgcccccggccccggccccggccccggctcctccCGGACCCCGCGGAGCACACACgcggcgcggccgctcccgccgcctccgctGCGGCTTCCCCGGCCCGAGCTCCGCCGctcggcagcgcggccgccggccccgagcctcCCGTGCCGCGTTCCCGGGAGCGAACGCCTGGGCAtggccggcccggggcgggtGAGGGGCGCTCGGGGGTCATTGCTGGCCCCGGGCCGAGCGCTGACAGCCGCGTCCCGCCCGCAGGGACGGCGCAGGAGGCCCTGCTGGAGCGGTACCGGCTGGGATCGCTGCTGGGGCGCGGCGGCTTCGGCAGAGTCTTCTCGGCCACGAGGATCTCGGACGGCGCCCCG GTGGCCATCAAAAGGGTGCCACGGAACCGCGTCCGGCACTGGGGCGAGCTG CCCGACGGCACCAGCGCACCCCTGGAGAtcgtgctgctggccaaggtgtCCACTGGCTTCCCCGGTGTggtccagctgctggagtggcTCGAGCTCCCCAACTGCATCGTGATGGTGCTGGAGCGGCCAGAGCAGTGTCAGGACCTGCAGCATTTCATTGGGGCACGGCGGTTCCTGCCCGAGGAGGAGGCGCGGGAGCTGTTCcgccaggtgctggaggccgtgcggcactgcaccagctgcggggtcctgcacagggacatcaAGCCAGAGAACATCCTGGTTGACCTGGACACCGGGCAGGCCAAACTGATTGACTTTGGCTGTGGCACCTACCTACAGGACGCAGTCTACACTCACTTTGCAG GAACACTGTCGTACAGCCCCCCAGAATGGAATGACTTTGGCTGGTACCACGGCGAGCCAGCTAccatctggtccctgggcatcctgctgCACCAGATGGTCTGCGGGGAGCACCCTTTCAGGAGGGGCCAGAACCTCAGCTGGGGCCAGCTCCCGCTGCCACAACGGCTCTCTCAAG AGTGCAAAGACCTGATCAGGTGGTGTTTATCCGTGAACTCCTTGGACAGACCCGCACTGGAAGACCTGTTCTGTCATCCTTGGATGTGGGATATTCCTCTGCCGTAG